In Flavobacterium sp. GSB-24, the genomic window AGTGCATGATTCTTGGAAAAATACAGCAACACTTTCGTACGACCAGAATAAATACGGAATTTATACTTTGAGAGATAACTTCTTTTATAATAAAGACAAGTTTAGAATTGCAGCCAGTATTAACGGAAAAACGGGTTACAAAAATGCTGATGAAGCTTTGGATATGTATTTTCCTGATGGACTTTCTAGTATGAAAAGTGTAACGAAAGTGAAAAATGAAAATCTTTCGGGAAAATTGGCTGTCGATTATGATTTTTCTGAACGCACTTCAGTTGGTTTTCAATTTTTGAATGATAGAAGTAATCCAGATTTTGGATCGGATATAAGAATTGAGAAATATAATACTCAAAATCAGCTGCAGAATGTTACGCTGAATGATAGTTACACTGATAAAAGTTCAGGAAACCAAACTTATAATGCGCATTTGATTACCAAATTGGATTCTTTAAACAGAAAATTATCTTTTGATGCGGATTACTTTAATTACAATTCAAAATTTGATAGAAATTTTACCGCCAATAATTACACTCCAGATATGACATTTGTTGATGTAAATCAATCGGGAAGAAATATATCGAATCAGGAAATTGATAACTGGAGTTTTAAGGCCGATATGGAGCATCCGCTTCAAGCTTTAAATTTATCTTATGGTGCAAAGATGAGTTTTACAAATAGTATCAGCGATGTATTTTATTATAATACAATTACAGGAAATCCAGAATTGGATCCTTCGCAGTCAAACAGATTTAAATACACCGAAAATAATCAGGCAGTTTATATTAATGGTGATAAAAAGTTAAATGAAAAATGGAATTTTCAATTGGGATTAAGACTTGAGAATACACAAACAAGCGGATTTTCTGAAACGATGAATCAGGAAACAGAAAATAATTACTTGAAGTTATTTCCAACATTTTATACTTCTTATAAAAGAAATGAAAATAATACATTCAGTTTAAATTACGGAAAACGAATCAACAGACCTCGTTTTGACTTACTGAATCCGTTTAAGGTTTATATTAACAGCAATAGTTATTCTGAAGGAAATCCGTTTTTAAAACCTTCATTTAGTGATAATTTTGAGTTTGCGCATTCGTATAAAGAAATTTTGAGAACAAGTGTCTTTGTGAATGTAATTACAAACGGTTACGGAGTTTTGTTTACATCAAATCCTGAAACTAATACGCAGATTGTAACGCGCGAAAACTATTTTAAAAACTTGAATTATGGTGTTGGAGAAAGTTACTCAGCTGGTCTTGCAGATTGGTGGTCAAGTGAAAATTCCTTGTATTTTTTAGGAGCAAAAACAGAGTTTATCAAAAATATAAATGCGACACCGTCAAATAGTTTACAAGTTGAATTTTCTACCAATAATACTTTTATATTAGGCAAAACGACAAAACTGCAAATTGATTTTAGTTATAGTTCGCCTTTTAAAAGCGGCTTGTATGAAGTAGGATATGCATCGAGTTTTGATATTGGTTTTAAACAGGATTTGTTTAATAAAACGATGCAGATTGCATTTTTGGCCAATGATATTTTTAATATGTCTTATTTAAAAGATTTTACTTCTGTTGTAAATGACGTTAAACAAGTTTACAGCCAGAATGAAAGCAATAGATTTGTACGCTTATCTTTAGTTTACAATTTTGGAAACAAGAAAATAAATGTAAAGGAACGTGCTTTCGGAAATCAGGACGAGAAAAAGAGAACGGGGAATTAAATTAGATAATTAGATATTAGAAAATTTGTCAATTAGATAATGAGATAATTTTCTAATTGACACATTTTCTAATTAATTTATTATAAAAAGAATGCCAGTAAAATTCCCAGAACAATCATCGAGACTTTGGCAATATTAAATTTATGGCCTTCGCTGCTTTCAAAGATAATTGTTGAAGAAATATGGAATAAAATACCAATTACAATGGCTGTAATTTCAGTATAATAATCGTTTAAAAAGGGTAAATATTCAGAGGCAACAGTTCCAAGCGGCGTCATAATGGCGAAAGTCAGCATAAAGGCGAAAATGGCTTTTTTGTTTAAATCGGCATTGATGAAAAATGTCGTTAAAATAACCGCAATTGGTAAATGATGAATGGCAATTCCGAGTGCTAAATCGTGGTGATGACTTACTGGAAAACCTTCTAAAAAGGCATGGATGCACAAACTGATAAACAATAGCCACGGAATCTGAGACATTTTTGCATGTCCGTGAACGTGACCGTGTTCTGCACCTTTGGAGAAAAATTCTAGAATGATTTGAAACAAAATCCCAACCATTATAAAAACACCAATTTTATGATTGTGAGTGCTGTAAACTTCTGGCAGCAGATGCATTACAGTTAATGACAATAAAAATGAACCGCTAAAAGCAAGCAGTAATTTTAAATTGGTTTTGTTATTGGGTTTAATAAACAAAGCCACACTATATCCTAAAAGTACAGAAAATAAGGGTAGTAGATAGTTCATTTGTATTTGTTTAATCGTTGATTCGTATAATCGTTTTTTGCTTACCGATTAAACGGTTAAACAATTAAACGATTAACCAATTTACTTAAAAATCATGATTAATCTTTCGCTTTCGGTTTTGTGGAATTTTTTGAGTTTGTAATCTCCAAAAATATCCAAAAGATAAATGCCAGCTTCGTCCATTAAATCTTGAAAATCTTTTAATGTCAGCGCTTTTACTTTTTCGGTAAAATGATATTTTCTGCCTTGATCTTCAAAATCAATTTCTTTAAAAATGTGTCCGTCTTCAACATATCTTTTGATATGGAAATCAATTTCGTCAACTGTTTTAACTTCTTGAGGAACCAGAGTTTCAATTACCTGAGTAACATTCATAAAGTCAATAACGGCAAAACCATATTCTGATAAACTTTCTTTTATGGCTTTTAAAGTAGTCAGATTGTCTTCATCGTTTTCAAAATAACCAAAGCTTGTAAACAAGTTAAAGATAGCATCGAACTTTTCTTCAAAAGGCTCGCGCATGTCATGCACTTTAAAATGCAGGGTTTCGTTACTGTTTTTACTGGCTTCTGCAATGCTGTTTTCAGATAAATCGGCACCTAAGACATCATAACCTAACTGATTTAAATAAATAGAATGGCGTCCTTTTCCGCATGCCAAGTCAAGCACTTTTGCTTTTTCGGGCAAATTAAGATAATGCGTTAAGTTGTCCATGAAAACCTGAGCTTCACGATAGTTGCGATCCTTATAAAGAATGTGATAGTAAGGAGTGTCAAACCACGAAGAATACCAATTTTGGTTGTCATCTTCTTGATTTGGGATTGATGCGTTATGCTTTTCAGACATTTATTCTATTTCAATTAATTCAAAGTCCCGCAAATTTAGTGTATTTTTGCCGAAAAATAACTATTTAGCAGCGATACCTCGATAATCCTTGCTATTATGTACAGATGCAATGTAGTGCATCTTTATAAACTTTAGTTTTTTTTAATTTAAAAGAAAAGATGGAAGAAAATTTTAAAATGATTGCCAAATGTTTTTTTGGCTTTGAAGAAATATTAGAAAAAGAATTACGTACACTTGGAGCTCAGGATGTTGAAAAAGGAGTGAGAATGGTAAGTTTTAAAGGAGATAAAGGTTTTATGTACAAAGCCAATTTATCTTTGCGTACTGCTCTTAAAATCTTAAAACCAATTTACTCTTTTAGAGCTAATAACGAGCAGGCATTATACAAAGGGATTTCTGGTTTAAACTGGTCTAAATATTTAAATGCAAACCAGACTTTTGTAATAGATACAACGGTACATTCTACATATTTCAATCATTCTGAATTTGTTTCTCAGAAATGTAAAGATGCAATTGTCGATCAGTTTAGAGAAAGAACAGGACAACGTCCAAGTATCGATAAGCAATATCCAGATTTACGTATAAATGTTCACATAGATAAAGATCAGGTTTCGGTATCTTTAGATACTTCTGGAAATTCACTGCATCAGCGTGGCTATAGAACAGCTACGAATATTGCTCCTATTAATGAAGTTTTGGCTGCCGGGATTTTATTATTATCTGGCTGGGAAGGCCAAGGTCACTTTTTGGATCCAATGTGCGGATCTGGAACTTTTTTGGCGGAAGCCGCAATGATCGCCTGCAATATTCCTGCAAATATCAATAGAAAGGAATTTGCTTTTGAAAAATGGAAAGATTGGGATAATGATTTATTCGATCAAATTATAAATAGTTTAATGAAAAAAACAAAAGAGTTTCATTACACTATTAAAGGTTTTGACAAAGCGCCAAGTGCCGTAAGCAAAGCGAAAGACAATATTCGAAATGCCAATTTAGAGGATTATGTAACTATTCGTGAAGATAACTTTTTTGATACCGAAAAAGAAACCGAAGGAAAACTCCATATGGTTTTCAATCCGCCGTATGACGAACGTTTAGATATTCAAATGGAAAGATTTTACAGCAGTATTGGTGATACACTAAAGAAAAATTATCCAGGAACCGATGCTTGGTTTATTACAGCAAATTTAGATGCGTTGAAATTTGTAGGTTTAAAACCTTCAAGAAAAATAAAACTTTTTAATGCGAGTCTAGAAGCACGTTTGGTTAAATACGAAATGTACGAGGGAAGTAAGAGAACGAAATTTCAGGTTTCTGAATAGTTACAAAGGCGCAAAGGTACAAAGGTGCAAAGAAGAATCTATGCAGCGTTGAATCTTGATAATAATTAATCCAATAAATGAAATAACAAATGTGCAAAAGTTTCGAGAGAAAAAAACTTTGTTCCTCTGAACCTTTGTTGCTTTGAACCTTTAAAAAGAAAAAAATGACAAAACTACAATTAAGAGCTTTTTTATATCAATTAGGAAGTTTCGCAATTTTATTTCTATTGTTGAGATTTGTAATTGCATCATATACAGGGTTGACAGGAATTTGGATTCCGTTGACTGCTTTTGTGGTGGCTACCATTATTGGACCAAAATTTCAGGCAGTAAAAACGAAAGATGGAGAAAAACTTTTTATGAAATGGATTTTCGTGAAAGGAATTAAAGAAATAGAGTAGAAGTTACTAAGATTCTAAGCAGTTAAGTTTCTTAGTATTTATAAAGCATAAAAAAGCCGTCAATTTTTGAATTGACGGCTTTTTTTATATTGTATAATAAAACTTAGTATCTCAGAACCTTAGTGCCTTAGAACCTCATCTTATTTTTTAGGAGCTTCCTTAATCTCTGGCACCACTACCTTTTTCTTGTAAATTGGAATAAAATAAGAAACAGTATAATTAAAGCCAACTCCAAAACTTCCATCGTAAGTTCTGTTGAAACCTGGGATATAAAGATTATCAAATCCGCTGGGTTTTTTATTGGTAGCCAAAAGTTTCAGCTGAACGCCAAAACCAACGAATACATTATCAAAAACTTCTGCTTTTAATCCCATTGCTACTTCCAGCCATGTCGCTGTAAGTCCGCTGTATTTTTGGTCTGTTGTTATAGCAGGCAGTTCACCCCAATACGGATTAGGATTGTAAATTTTATAGCTGTTTAAATCCTGGCTAAAAGTACTAAAACCGCCTCGAAGTCCAATTGTGATTAAGTTTTCCATGTCAAGCCAGTTTTCATAGAAATTATAATCAAACCCAGCTTTTACATAAGTTCCAGCAGCCGATGAATTTAATCTGTCATCATCTGTTGTTTTATTTTCATAACCCAATTCTGCAGCCAGATAGTATTTTTTGGTTAATCTCCAATCACCAACAAATTCTACTCCTTTATAATCTTTGTCATAAAGACCGCGGGTAAGTTTGTACAAATCTACACCAACACGAAGACCGTAACGATCTGTTTTGACGACACTGTCTTTTTTTACCTCAGCTTTCTGAACTGGTGGTTTACTAGTTACAGTTTTGGGTTTTACAATAGTATCTTTTTTATTTGGTGATATTTCTGGCGTGTCTTGAGCTTGCCCTAAAAACACTGAAAAGAATAAAAAAATACTAGAAATAAACTTCAATGTGTGTTTCATTTTCAGATTCAATGTTAGGGTTTTTTAATTGTACATCAGTCATCCAAACGGTATCTCCATCTGGATCTGTGCGAAGAAAAGGATCAACAGGTTTTAAAGCAAAAATAGTTTTAAAACCACATGCTCTAGACACGTATACATTTTGACTGGTGTAATTTATAGTTAATACATCAGTATTAATTGATGTTGGGTTTGTACTGGCAGCATTATAAATAAATTTATAGGTAACCGTACCGTCATTAACTTTTAAAGGAATTGCAACCGTACTTCCGCTAGTTAGATATTTAGTCTCATCTGTGCCATTTTCGTTAAAAACGATTCCTTCGGTCATTCCTTCGCCAATTACTTTTAAATTATTGACATTCCTAGTTTTGGTAGGATTGGCAATATCATAGAATGTAATTATCAATCTAGGTGTAGTTGGTGTGTTTGCATCGCAGATATCATCTTTCTCGCAGCTTGATAAGCCAAAAGTAAAGAGCAGCAAAATAGAGAGTAATTTTTTCATGTATATTTTCTATCGAAGTTCTAAAAGTACAACATTTTCAACATGATGTGTCTGCGGAAACATATCTACAGGTCTTACACGTGTAACTTTGTATTTTTCATCCATTAAAGCCAAATCACGAGCTTGAGTTGCAGAATTACAGCTTACATAAACGACTCTTTTTGGAGCAATTTTTAAGATTTGTTCTACTACGTCTTTATGCATTCCGTCGCGCGGTGGATCTGTAATAATTACATCAGGTTTACCGTGTTGAGTAATAAAAGCTTCATTAAATACAACTTTCATGTCTCCAACAAAAAACTCACAATTGGTAATATTATTGCGTTCTGCATTGGCTTTTGCATCAATAATAGCTTCAGGAACACTTTCTACTCCGATTACTTTTTTTGCTTTTTTAGAAACGAACTGAGCAATTGTTCCAGTTCCTGTATATAAATCATAAACGATTTCATTTCCAGTAAGATCAGCAAAATCACGAGTTATTTTATATAATTCGTACGCTTGATCTGAGTTAGTTTGATAGAAAGATTTAGCGTTGATGCTAAATTTCAAACCTTCCATTTCTTCTAGAATGTAATTTCTTCCTTTATAAAGAACAACATCCTGATCGTAGATAGTATCATTTGGTTTTCCGTTTACAACATATTGTAATGAAGTAATTTGAGGGAATTTCTCGTATAAATGATCTAGAATTAACTCTCTGTTTTCTTTGTCTTCTTCAAAAAACTGAATTAAAACCATGATTTCTCCTGTCGAAACGGTACGAATCATTACGGTTCTCAATAATCCAGAATGCTCTCTCGGATTAAAAAACGCTAAATTATGTTCGTTTGCAAATGCACGAATTTCGTTACGAATTGCATTTGAAGGATCCTCTTGTAAATGACATTTATTAATGTCTAGAATTTTGTCCCACATTTTCGGAATATGAAATCCTAATGCATTTCTAT contains:
- a CDS encoding class I SAM-dependent methyltransferase encodes the protein MSEKHNASIPNQEDDNQNWYSSWFDTPYYHILYKDRNYREAQVFMDNLTHYLNLPEKAKVLDLACGKGRHSIYLNQLGYDVLGADLSENSIAEASKNSNETLHFKVHDMREPFEEKFDAIFNLFTSFGYFENDEDNLTTLKAIKESLSEYGFAVIDFMNVTQVIETLVPQEVKTVDEIDFHIKRYVEDGHIFKEIDFEDQGRKYHFTEKVKALTLKDFQDLMDEAGIYLLDIFGDYKLKKFHKTESERLIMIFK
- a CDS encoding DUF6452 family protein yields the protein MKKLLSILLLFTFGLSSCEKDDICDANTPTTPRLIITFYDIANPTKTRNVNNLKVIGEGMTEGIVFNENGTDETKYLTSGSTVAIPLKVNDGTVTYKFIYNAASTNPTSINTDVLTINYTSQNVYVSRACGFKTIFALKPVDPFLRTDPDGDTVWMTDVQLKNPNIESENETHIEVYF
- a CDS encoding outer membrane beta-barrel family protein, whose amino-acid sequence is MKKANLLIFLLFPLFCLAQSSFKLKGKISSETTSLEWADVSISNSEGKIIDGTTTKQDGTFEMNIKKGSYKIGISLLGFTDYEKDILIENDTNLGTIILKENTTNLVEVVIQSKKKTVEQKTDRLVYNLENNVTTVGGDALSAINTAPGVVVKNDLITILGKGTSRVMIDGRMIELTGEELNNFLKSISANDIKNIEIISNPPAKYEAEGTGGLINIIMKKGVHDSWKNTATLSYDQNKYGIYTLRDNFFYNKDKFRIAASINGKTGYKNADEALDMYFPDGLSSMKSVTKVKNENLSGKLAVDYDFSERTSVGFQFLNDRSNPDFGSDIRIEKYNTQNQLQNVTLNDSYTDKSSGNQTYNAHLITKLDSLNRKLSFDADYFNYNSKFDRNFTANNYTPDMTFVDVNQSGRNISNQEIDNWSFKADMEHPLQALNLSYGAKMSFTNSISDVFYYNTITGNPELDPSQSNRFKYTENNQAVYINGDKKLNEKWNFQLGLRLENTQTSGFSETMNQETENNYLKLFPTFYTSYKRNENNTFSLNYGKRINRPRFDLLNPFKVYINSNSYSEGNPFLKPSFSDNFEFAHSYKEILRTSVFVNVITNGYGVLFTSNPETNTQIVTRENYFKNLNYGVGESYSAGLADWWSSENSLYFLGAKTEFIKNINATPSNSLQVEFSTNNTFILGKTTKLQIDFSYSSPFKSGLYEVGYASSFDIGFKQDLFNKTMQIAFLANDIFNMSYLKDFTSVVNDVKQVYSQNESNRFVRLSLVYNFGNKKINVKERAFGNQDEKKRTGN
- a CDS encoding THUMP domain-containing protein, yielding MEENFKMIAKCFFGFEEILEKELRTLGAQDVEKGVRMVSFKGDKGFMYKANLSLRTALKILKPIYSFRANNEQALYKGISGLNWSKYLNANQTFVIDTTVHSTYFNHSEFVSQKCKDAIVDQFRERTGQRPSIDKQYPDLRINVHIDKDQVSVSLDTSGNSLHQRGYRTATNIAPINEVLAAGILLLSGWEGQGHFLDPMCGSGTFLAEAAMIACNIPANINRKEFAFEKWKDWDNDLFDQIINSLMKKTKEFHYTIKGFDKAPSAVSKAKDNIRNANLEDYVTIREDNFFDTEKETEGKLHMVFNPPYDERLDIQMERFYSSIGDTLKKNYPGTDAWFITANLDALKFVGLKPSRKIKLFNASLEARLVKYEMYEGSKRTKFQVSE
- a CDS encoding ZIP family metal transporter codes for the protein MNYLLPLFSVLLGYSVALFIKPNNKTNLKLLLAFSGSFLLSLTVMHLLPEVYSTHNHKIGVFIMVGILFQIILEFFSKGAEHGHVHGHAKMSQIPWLLFISLCIHAFLEGFPVSHHHDLALGIAIHHLPIAVILTTFFINADLNKKAIFAFMLTFAIMTPLGTVASEYLPFLNDYYTEITAIVIGILFHISSTIIFESSEGHKFNIAKVSMIVLGILLAFFL
- the rlmD gene encoding 23S rRNA (uracil(1939)-C(5))-methyltransferase RlmD, coding for MGRKNTDKVVFHQIQVLDAGAKGVSVAKAPDGKVIFIPNVVPGDVVDVQTFKKRKAYYEGKAVKFHELSDYRVEPICEHFGVCGGCKWQNMKYSQQLAFKQNEVKNHLQRIGKIELPEFETILGSEKQFFYRNKMEFSFSNSRWLTEKEIGSTEDLGNRNALGFHIPKMWDKILDINKCHLQEDPSNAIRNEIRAFANEHNLAFFNPREHSGLLRTVMIRTVSTGEIMVLIQFFEEDKENRELILDHLYEKFPQITSLQYVVNGKPNDTIYDQDVVLYKGRNYILEEMEGLKFSINAKSFYQTNSDQAYELYKITRDFADLTGNEIVYDLYTGTGTIAQFVSKKAKKVIGVESVPEAIIDAKANAERNNITNCEFFVGDMKVVFNEAFITQHGKPDVIITDPPRDGMHKDVVEQILKIAPKRVVYVSCNSATQARDLALMDEKYKVTRVRPVDMFPQTHHVENVVLLELR
- a CDS encoding DUF6048 family protein yields the protein MKHTLKFISSIFLFFSVFLGQAQDTPEISPNKKDTIVKPKTVTSKPPVQKAEVKKDSVVKTDRYGLRVGVDLYKLTRGLYDKDYKGVEFVGDWRLTKKYYLAAELGYENKTTDDDRLNSSAAGTYVKAGFDYNFYENWLDMENLITIGLRGGFSTFSQDLNSYKIYNPNPYWGELPAITTDQKYSGLTATWLEVAMGLKAEVFDNVFVGFGVQLKLLATNKKPSGFDNLYIPGFNRTYDGSFGVGFNYTVSYFIPIYKKKVVVPEIKEAPKK